The nucleotide sequence GGATTATATTAAAGAGTGAAAATTCATCAATAGTTGTATGTGATTAAATCTCTTCTATTATTGATTTTCCGCAGGATTTATTACCACTTGTCCATTGCCAATTTTCGTAAAGTCTGATTTTTCCGTTGGACAGAATTTCCGGTTTTGAATTGCAGACCCCGGTCATTAATTCTCCTTTAGCGTTAACTTGATGATACCGCATGTCTATATTCCCGTCCGGGTCTACCAAACCTATCAAATGTCCTCTTATAATTTCCCCACCTTCATAATCGGAAGTCAATATATTGCCTTTTTGCCGGTATTTAAAAATGGTTTCAGCGGAAGTTTCCCCATTTTCCGAGTTTTGGACGGTTCTAAATTTCTTATTGTTATAATTCATGGGGATCTTTACATTTAAAATCAATCCTACTTGGTATATACTATTTCGCCCCCAAAAATCGTCATGGCTATCTCCGTATTTAAAAGCTCTTTTTCAGCAACCTTCATTAGATCCTGGTTATAAATAGTGAAATCGGCTAATTTACCAACCGTTATAGAGCCCTTAATGCCCTCTTCAAAGGCTCCATAGGCCGCATCCAGGGTATATGATCTAAGGGCCTGCTCCCGTGTCATCTTTTCTGCCGGCTCATAACCTCCATCCGGGGTACCTTGTAAAGTCTTTCTTGTTACACTGGCATAGAAACTCGCGATTGGGTTTAGTGGTTCCACTGGTACATCGGTGCCGTTCACTATGGGGATACCACTTTTTAAAAGGCTTTGCCACATATAGGCACCTTCTTTTATTCGTTGTTCTCCCAAACGGTCAATTGCCCAAGCCCTATCCGAAGACATGTGTATGGCTTGCATTGCCGGAATAACTTTTAATTGGGCAAATCGGGGTATATCTTCAGGATGTAAATGTTGAGCATGCTCTATCCGGAACCTGTGATCGGTTGCCAATTGGGGCAATTCGGTAAAGGCCGATTCGTACCGGTCCAGCACTTCCCTATTGGCCCGGTCGCCTATAGCGTGTGAGCATACCTGAAAACCGTACTCTAGACCGTTAATTGCGGTTTCTTCCACAAAATTCATTGGGAGGGTTTCGTGGCCAAAATGTCCAGGCCTATCGGTATAGGCTTCCAACAACCAAGCCCCTCGCGAACCCAAGGCCCCATCACAGTTTAATTTCACGGAGCGGATAGTTACTAAATTATCGGGATCCACTATTGGACCCTTTTTATACCATTCGTTCAACAACTCTTTGTCTCCGCCCGTTAGCATGCCGTACAGTCGAATTTTCATTTTATCCTTGGCTTTCATTTCTTCGTATAGCGCAATGGTCTCTCTACCTATTCCCGCATCGTGAAACCCGGTAATACCATTTTTATGGCAGGCGGCAACCGCCATTTCAAATGCTTTGATATCTTTTGCAGGAGTGTTCTCGGGTATGTGTTTTGTAATAAGGCTTTGGGCAAGCTCATTGAAAATACCCGTTGGCCTTCCCATGGCGTCCCGCATTACTTCACCACCTTCGACCTCAAATTTGCTGATTCCTTCCTTGTCCAATTCCATTAGGCCGGCAATTTCCATGGCCTTGGCATTGGCAAAACCTGCATGACCACTGGCGTGCCCCAAGTAAACCGGATTGTCAGGGGAAACTGCACTAAGTAAGTCATGTGTTTGAAAGCCATTTACTGTTTCTGAGGGCATTTCCGTCCATTTGCTTTGATGCCATCCTCTGCCCGTAATCCATTCTCCCGGCGCTGCAGTTTTAACTCTCTCGGCTACAGCATCTACTATTTCTTGATAGCTGGTGGTGTTATTGAGATCTAAGTTCAATTCATTGTAACCCAATCCCATGAAATGGCCATGCCCTTCTATTAATCCTGGCGTCATGGTTTTATCATTAAGATCCAACAGTTGTGTTTGGTCGTTTTTGTATTGTTCGGCTTCGGCAAGACTACCGGCGAAAAGGATAGTGTTGTCCTTCACGGCTACTGCTTCTACCATTGGCCTAGTAGCATCTACAGTATAAATATTACCTCCAAATATAAGTAAGGTGGCAGATTCATGTACCGTACCCTTGCAGGCTGTGAAAAGCAGGAAGCTTATGGACATTCTTACGAAAAGAGAATATCGTAATCGCATAAATATTCGTTTTAAGAAAGCTGAATTTACAATTTTAGGTGGAAACTAAAGGCAATGCAATGAGCAATTCCATTTTTTCAATAAAATTATTTACCAAAGGATGGGCAGCTTTTTTAATTGGAATAGAGATTAAAAAATTCTTCCGTATCCTTAATATCATTTAAACCCAAGATCCAACAAACTTCAGAAAGGTCCGAAAAATCCCTTCCACCTTGAGAAATACTCTTATTGTTGTAGCGCCCATCTTTTCCGTTATATTCATTTGAAATTTCAAAGGCGAGTTCCCAAACTTCAAGCAATTTTGGATTTGTAATTTTGTCCTTCCAATGGGTATATACTGCAGAGTTAAAACCAGGTGTCCCATTACCTACCACATTGCCGTCCGGTATTTTATGATAATCGGTGTTATTCTTTACGAATTCCAAAGCATTTGGAGAGGTAGATTTTTCATTCCAATCAGAATGTTGAACCACATGTATATTTTCGTTCGTGTTTATTTCAGGTAAACTAGCCTTAATGGATTGAATAAGTAGGGCAGTAAAATCTGATTGTCCCGCTTCAGCTATCCATACATGGCCTTCATTTAAGAGGGTTTCGGTTATTTTGGACTTAACTTGTTCAACGGCGGTTTGTATATTATCATGTGCATCCGTCCAATTGTCCCTGAATGCCAGCTCAAACAATGGATTGGGAGGAACGTACAAGCCGTTCTGAATACCGTAAGTGCCAGCAACGGCGTGATAATTTATGTTAGAATAAGTGACGTTGGACATGAGTGTAAAAAAAGCAGCTACGGTGTGGAGGTCATCTACATCGGTTTTACAATCATATTGAACCAATAGGAGGTCTTTTTCAATATTGAAACTTCCTACTTGCAATTTGCTGTTATCTATGTCATTACTTCTGCATGATAATAATATTATCGCTACTATAATTAATGTTCTTGATACCATTATTAGCTAACTAAATTAATCACAATTTACGTTTTTTACTTAACACAAAAGCTCACTGTGACAATTTATCAATATTACCATCTAGAAAATGTTTTAAATTCTTTCTAGGGTACGGTGTTTAAAATTAATTGAGCCTTTTTTAAAAAAGTAATATTGATTCTGTGGCTAAGGACAGCTAATATGGATTTTTATTCAGTCTTTAAAGGCGGGTAATAATTAATGCAACAAGTTTGCGCAGTCTTAGGGTAGAACTAAATACTGATTGTTACTTTATGTTCCGCGGTTTGGAACAATAGACATTCTGGGTACACCAAGACCATATTATCCCGATTATTCTTTCCCAATAATATAATCTGCAAAATAGTTCTGGGAATCTGTTATCCTGCCCACAATTTTAAGTCCCGTATTTAAACAGATATTTTGAATGGTAGCGTCGTCGTATTTTCTTGAAATTTCGGTGTGGATCTGTTCTTCTTTTCTGAAAGCGACTTTCATGTCCAAGCTTTTAATCTCTACCTCTTGATTGACAATACTTTTGATAGCGCTTTTGGCTACTCCTTGCTCTTCGTCATACATAGGCGTATGTTCAAACAAATCGGTGTTAAAATCTGCATCAAGTTCGCTGTTTATTCTACTCAATAAATTAAGGTTAAACTCGCTGGTTACCCCCTGACTATCGTTGTAGGCAGGGAGTACAATGTCCTTGCTTTTCTTTAAATCCACGCCAAGTATAAGTTTATCACCTTTGGATAAGTTCTCACTAAGATGGGTCAAAAAGAAATTGGCCTCCACATTCTCCATATTTCCAATATTGGAACCTAGGAACAGTACAACTTTGGGAAGGGGAGAGGGTTTTAAATCATGTAGGATATGAAAATAATCCCCTAGTTTGGGACAGATTTTTTTATTAGGGAATTGTTGCTTAATATTTTCTTCGATTTGATTTAGGGCTTTTGCAGAAATATCAATCGGGCTGTACTGGTATTGAAAGCAGAGGGTGTCCAATGCTTTTAGTAATTCCATGGTCTTATACCCATCACCAGCACCAAGCTCAATTAGGTCGAAGTTTTTTTGATTTGTAATACCTAGGAGATTAATGATTTCAGAAGCTTTGTTTTCAAAAATTTCAAACTCTGCATTGGTCAAATAATACTCCGGCAATTTCATGATCTTAGAAAAGAGTGCAGAACCCTTTTCGTCATAAAGATACTTAGAGGAGAGGCTTTTCGGGCTTTTGCTGAGCCCTTCTTTAACATCGATGGCGAATTGCTTGTTCATTTTGCTAATCGTATTCCGGTAAATTGCCATTGGGCATTTGGGTGAAAAAAATTGCGATAAGTTGGTCGGCTATGCTTTGGTGAAGTGGCTATTGAGGCTCCACGGAGAACCATTTGATTAATCATAAATTTGCCATTGTATTCCCCTATTGCACCAGGGGCTTTTTTAAAACCGGGATAAGGCAGATAAGCACTGTTGGTCCATTCCCACCGCTGCCCCCAATTAAGTTGGCTCGAAGCTATTTCCCACTCAAATTCTGTAGGCAAACGCATGCCTTTCCATTCAGCAAAAGCCATGGCTTCATAAAAACTGATATGTTTTAAAATGTCATTTTCCTTTATTTTCTGAAACCCTTTTAAGGTATAATGCATCCATTGCCCATCTAGCTGATGCCAATACAAAGGCTTAGAAACTTGGTTTTGTTTTAACCACGACCATCCTTCATCCAACCACAGGTTAAAATCCATATAGCCGCCAGCTTCAATAAACTCAATGTACTCCCCATTGGTCACCAAGCCTTTTTGAATTTCAAAATCGTGCAAATACACTTTATGGACTCCTAATTCATTATCAAAACAAAATCCATCTCCCTGATAGCCAATGGTGTAAACCCCTTCTGATATTTTTACATGTCCTGACTCCCTGTTACTTTCTTGATCCAGTAAGCTGGTTTCCACATCATAAGCAGGAAAAATGGGATTTTGCCCAAACATATATTTGATATCGCTCAGCAATAATTCTTGATGCTGTTGCTCGTGATGCAGGCCTAAGGTTACTAATTGAACCATTTCGGCATCCAACTTTTGCTGTAACAATTGCCCCATGGCCGTATCCACATGTTTACGATAAGCATACACCTCGTTAGTAGTGGGTCTGGTAAGATTACCACGTTTTGCCCTTAAAACCCGATCTCCTGCATTGTTGTAATAACTGTTGAACAAGTAGGGGAAATCTATATTGAAAAGCTTATAATCTGGGAGATGGGGAAGTAATACAAAGGTTTCAAAAAACCAACTGCTATGTGCCAATTGCCATTTAACCGGACTTGCAAATTCCGCTACCTGGACTACATAATCCTCTGTTTGGAGCGGTTTGCAGATTTGTTCCGTATAAGCCCTAACGTCATTGTATTGGTTTATCAAGTCCATTATTCAAGTCCTTTTTTATCTGGATTCCAGAACGGTTTGGTTTTAATTTGCTTGGTTTCCCAAAGAAGTTCCTGTCTAAAAAACCGGTTTAAGGCAACACACACTCTACTATCGCCTGCTATATAGACTATTTTTCTACCTTTAAATTTAGAGACTTTTTCGCTCACCATGGCAATTAATTCCTCGGTAGGATTTTTTGGCAATTGGTAAAAGTTGAAAGGGTGGGAGCCATCTATATCGGGAAATAGGTCCTGTTTATCTTGACTGTACACAATGCTTTCCACATGTTTGTCTAAGCCTATATTTCTAAGGATCATATAAAGATGGGATAGTGCGGAAAGGTCTCCTATCATCATATAGTTATCAGCAGTATCCTCCGCCAAAAAGTT is from Arenibacter algicola and encodes:
- a CDS encoding amidohydrolase; protein product: MRLRYSLFVRMSISFLLFTACKGTVHESATLLIFGGNIYTVDATRPMVEAVAVKDNTILFAGSLAEAEQYKNDQTQLLDLNDKTMTPGLIEGHGHFMGLGYNELNLDLNNTTSYQEIVDAVAERVKTAAPGEWITGRGWHQSKWTEMPSETVNGFQTHDLLSAVSPDNPVYLGHASGHAGFANAKAMEIAGLMELDKEGISKFEVEGGEVMRDAMGRPTGIFNELAQSLITKHIPENTPAKDIKAFEMAVAACHKNGITGFHDAGIGRETIALYEEMKAKDKMKIRLYGMLTGGDKELLNEWYKKGPIVDPDNLVTIRSVKLNCDGALGSRGAWLLEAYTDRPGHFGHETLPMNFVEETAINGLEYGFQVCSHAIGDRANREVLDRYESAFTELPQLATDHRFRIEHAQHLHPEDIPRFAQLKVIPAMQAIHMSSDRAWAIDRLGEQRIKEGAYMWQSLLKSGIPIVNGTDVPVEPLNPIASFYASVTRKTLQGTPDGGYEPAEKMTREQALRSYTLDAAYGAFEEGIKGSITVGKLADFTIYNQDLMKVAEKELLNTEIAMTIFGGEIVYTK
- the egtD gene encoding L-histidine N(alpha)-methyltransferase — its product is MNKQFAIDVKEGLSKSPKSLSSKYLYDEKGSALFSKIMKLPEYYLTNAEFEIFENKASEIINLLGITNQKNFDLIELGAGDGYKTMELLKALDTLCFQYQYSPIDISAKALNQIEENIKQQFPNKKICPKLGDYFHILHDLKPSPLPKVVLFLGSNIGNMENVEANFFLTHLSENLSKGDKLILGVDLKKSKDIVLPAYNDSQGVTSEFNLNLLSRINSELDADFNTDLFEHTPMYDEEQGVAKSAIKSIVNQEVEIKSLDMKVAFRKEEQIHTEISRKYDDATIQNICLNTGLKIVGRITDSQNYFADYIIGKE
- the egtB gene encoding ergothioneine biosynthesis protein EgtB; the protein is MDLINQYNDVRAYTEQICKPLQTEDYVVQVAEFASPVKWQLAHSSWFFETFVLLPHLPDYKLFNIDFPYLFNSYYNNAGDRVLRAKRGNLTRPTTNEVYAYRKHVDTAMGQLLQQKLDAEMVQLVTLGLHHEQQHQELLLSDIKYMFGQNPIFPAYDVETSLLDQESNRESGHVKISEGVYTIGYQGDGFCFDNELGVHKVYLHDFEIQKGLVTNGEYIEFIEAGGYMDFNLWLDEGWSWLKQNQVSKPLYWHQLDGQWMHYTLKGFQKIKENDILKHISFYEAMAFAEWKGMRLPTEFEWEIASSQLNWGQRWEWTNSAYLPYPGFKKAPGAIGEYNGKFMINQMVLRGASIATSPKHSRPTYRNFFHPNAQWQFTGIRLAK
- a CDS encoding siderophore-interacting protein; this encodes MSFIESIIKSVVLNEAVITEKVKLSEAAYKIRLENETIGKINFIPGSFLRMGLGIGNDELSLKDKMRSYSIWDINKEKSYLDVAIATHSNGIGSQWIKKCQVGQKIYFRNKKGNFLAEDTADNYMMIGDLSALSHLYMILRNIGLDKHVESIVYSQDKQDLFPDIDGSHPFNFYQLPKNPTEELIAMVSEKVSKFKGRKIVYIAGDSRVCVALNRFFRQELLWETKQIKTKPFWNPDKKGLE